From the Dama dama isolate Ldn47 chromosome 24, ASM3311817v1, whole genome shotgun sequence genome, one window contains:
- the LOC133046163 gene encoding protein FAM228B-like, with product MVPAGEAMNRGSWLEGARPKDHSARRKRASEKLNEVLAKEDVDAAIQSILYRENYIIKELSKCLKHHDFLNARRKEILYKRWVDHVADPLQKKIIEKVTSYKKIKKRRQEELDGFLKYVNKKGNAFIEHYDPKEYDPFYMNKEDPNFLKVTIPPFRDPLKKAQYDKDDGKRILLQCETGKIYTMKEFKEVEKAKLHSRFPGISSSRHLMTPNEWIRLPPNYIESEFCKRSRF from the exons atggttcCGGCCGGGGAGGCCATGAACCGCGGAAGCTGGCTGGAGGGGGCGAGGCCCAAAGACCACTCCGCAAGGCGGAAGCGGGCCTCAGAGAA ACTAAATGAGGTATTAGCTAAAGAAGATGTTGATGCAGCTATTCAATCCATATTATATagagaaaattatataattaaggAATTAAGTAAGTGTTTAAAACATCATGACTTCTTAAatgcaagaagaaaagagatattGTATAAAAGATGGGTTGACCATGTGGCAGATCCTCTCCAgaagaaaattatagaaaaagttACTTCAtacaagaagattaaaaaaaggagACAAGAAGAATTagatggttttttaaaatatgtaaataaaaagggaaatgcaTTTATAGAGCATTATGATCCAAAAGAGTATGATCCTTTTTACATGAACAAAGAGGATCCGAATTTTCTGAAGGTTACCATCCCACCATTTCGTGACCCTTTGAAAAAGGCACAATATGACAAAGATGATGGGAAAAGAATTCTTCTTCAGTGTGAGACTGGcaaaatatatacaatgaaagAATTTAAAGAGGTTGAGAAGGCCAAACTGCATTCCAGATTCCCAGGAATTTCTAGTTCAAGGCATTTAATGACTCCAAATGAGTGGATTAGACTGCCTCCAAACTACATAGAAAGTGAATTTTGTAAAAGGAGCAGGTTTTAG